Proteins found in one Cardiocondyla obscurior isolate alpha-2009 linkage group LG03, Cobs3.1, whole genome shotgun sequence genomic segment:
- the Cct6 gene encoding T-complex protein 1 subunit zeta, whose translation MAAISLLNPKAEFARAAQALAVNISAAKGIQDVMKTNLGPKGTMKMLVSGSGDIKITKDGNVLLHEMQIQHPTASLIARASTAQDDMTGDGTTSTVLVIGELLKQADLYITEGLHPRMLTDGFDLARAKALEILDSMKIPIEPVKQSLLDVARTSLRTKVHHTVADKLTEICVDAVLAIRQQDKEIDLHMVELMEMQHRTADDTTLIRGIVTDHGARHPDMPKRLENAYILICNVSLEYEKSEVNSGFFYKSAEEREKLVAAERVFIDNRVKKIVELKKKLCDNTDKSFVVINQKGIDPSSLDMLAKENIIALRRAKRRNMERLALACGGIAMNSVDDLKEEHLGWAGLVYEHVLGETKYTFIEECKQPNSVTILLKGPNKFTLEQLKDAVRDGLRAIKNAIDDRAVIPGAGAFEVAASQALQRYKEQVKGKQRLGVQAYAEALLIIPKILAVNSGFDAQDTIVKLFEENTALGEPVGLDLSTGDALKPADAGVYDNYNVKKQIINSCTIIASNLLLVDEIMRAGLSSLKG comes from the exons atgGCTGCGATTAGCTTGTTGAATCCGAAGGCTGAGTTTGCCCGGGCGGCGCAGGCTTTGGCGGTGAACATCTCCGCCGCGAAGGGAATCCAGGATGTGATGAAGACCAACCTGGGGCCCAAGGGAACCATGAAGAT GCTGGTTTCGGGATCAGGAGATATAAAGATTACCAAGGATGGCAATGTGCTTCTCCATGAAATGCAAATTCAACACCCTACTGCATCTCTAATAGCAAGAGCGTCCACTGCTCAGGATGATATGACTGGGGATGGTACAACAAGCACTGTATTGGTCATTGGAGAGCTCTTGAAACAAGCTGATTTGTATATAACAGAAGGGCTACATCCCAGAATGCTTACAGATGGTTTTGATTTAGCTCGTGCAAAGGCATTGGAAATTCTAGATTCAATGAAAATTCCAATTGAACCTGTTAAGCAGAGCCTGTTAGATGTTGCAAGAACTTCCCTCAGAACAAAAGTTCACCATACTGTGGCTGACAAATTAACTGAAATTTGTGTAGATGCTGTGCTAGCAATTAGACAGCAAGATAAAGAAATTGATTTGCATATGGTTGAATTAATGGAAATGCAGCACAGAACAGCAGATGATACAACTCTGATTCGTGGTATAGTCACTGATCATGGAGCCAGACATCCAGACATGCCCAAAAGATTAGAGAATGCATATATTTTGATCTGTAATGTAAGCCTGGAGTATGAAAAAAGTGAG GTAAATAGTGGATTCTTTTACAAATCTGCGGAAGAACGTGAAAAATTAGTTGCTGCCGAACGGGTATTTATTGATAATCGTGTGAAAAAGATTGTCGAACTGAAGAAAAAGTTGTGTGATAACACAGATAAATCGTTCGTTGTGATAAATCAGAAAGGAATTGATCCGTCATCTCTCGATATGCTCGCAAAGGAGAACATTATTGCTTTGCGCAGAGCGAAGCGCAGAAATATGGAACGTTTAGCGCTCGCGTGTGGTGGTATAGCCATGAATTCTGTAGATGATCTAAAAGAAGAGCATTTGGGATGGGCTGGACTTGTGTATGAACATGTTCTG ggTGAAACAAAATATACGTTCATAGAAGAATGCAAACAGCCAAATTCTGTGACTATATTATTGAAG GGACCTAATAAATTCACATTAGAGCAACTCAAAGATGCTGTGCGTGATGGACTTAGGGCAATAAAGAATGCTATTGACGATCGTGCGGTCATTCCTGGAGCCGGAGCCTTTGAGGTTGCGGCTAGCCAAGCTTTACAACGATACAAAGAGCAAGTAAAAGGAAAGCAACGTTTGGGAGTACAGGCGTACGCAGAGGCTTTACTTATCATTCCGAAGATTCTCG CTGTTAATAGTGGATTTGATGCACAAGACACAATTGTTAAgttatttgaagaaaatactGCGTTAGGAGAACCAGTAGGGTTGGATTTATCTACAGGGGATGCTCTAAAACCCGCAGATGCTGGTGTTTATGACAATTATAACgtgaaaaaacaaattatcaaTTCTTG caCAATAATCGCCAGTAACCTTCTTCTGGTTGACGAAATAATGAGAGCAGGATTATCTTCGCTGAAAGGTTAA
- the Ninab gene encoding carotenoid isomerooxygenase isoform X1, with translation MEYINYLITSLSDLLGRSSNVLDNFEDKKYGKLKSEFYVDTNKNEILSDEKKNYYANCDASVWMRSCENEVIDPLQSTEIIGTIPKWLKGTLLRNGPGSLKVGEYRYQHLFDSSALLHRFGIADGEVTYQRRFVRTDVYKRNIAAQRIVYNEFGTNATPDPCQTIFYRVAAMFQPNKTLSDNSMISVYPFGDQYYTFTETPVMHRIDPKSLETTGKVNVSKYVNIVNHTAHPHVMADGTMYNVGLSITSMGPRYNIVRFCPSNVIDDNSGEKAELSMFDQATIVASVPSRWMLNPSYMHSFGITDNFFIIVEQPLSISFVKMTMNHFKQEPMINSFKWHDNESTLIHVLSRKTGQVVNTFVAETFFYLHIINQFEIRDGDYVVLDVCCYRNPKMLEYMYIDAMKNMHNNPDFSKLFRARPLRFILPMKTPNLNTPPERNLIAIETVYHNTKVPRSVYGKSVGRDINGNTNDNEYDSTVEYWQNEHKSALQKKPTAHRCLDGRIFVRPELLCDTGCETPQINGDHYLGKEYRYFYAISCDMDLNNPGTLIKVDIAQKTKKIWQENGVYPSEPIFVPDPNGKNEDDGVIVSSIVWAERETRVGLLILDAVTFTEIARAIFDTPGPVPKCLHGWFSLEK, from the exons atggaatatattaattatttgataacgTCGTTGAGCGACTTATTAGGTCGGTCATCAAATGTACTAGATAATTTCGAGGacaaaaaatatggaaaattgaaatctgaATTTTAT gttgatacgaataaaaatgaaatattgagtgacgaaaaaaaaaattattatgccaATTGTGATGCCTCAGTATGGATGAGAAGCTGCGAGAATGAAGTGATCGATCCTTTACAATCAACCGAAATAATCGGCACCATCCCCAAATGGCTAAAAGGTACTCTCTTACGGAACGGTCCGGGCAGTTTAAAAGTGGGCGAATATCGCTATCAGCATCTCTTCGATAGTTCTGCTTTATTGCACAg ATTCGGCATTGCAGATGGTGAGGTCACTTATCAGCGACGATTTGTCCGAACCGAcgtatataaaagaaatatagcAGCCCAGAGAATAGTTTATAATGAGTTTGGGACAAATGCGACGCCAGATCCTTGTCAAACTATATTTTATAG agTAGCCGCAATGTTTCAACCAAACAAAACGCTATCAGACAATTCCATGATCTCAGTGTATCCGTTTGGTGACCAGTATTATACATTCACAGAAACGCCAGTGATGCACAGAATTGATCCGAAAAGTTTAGAGACAACGGGCAAa GTAAACGTGTCGAAGTATGTTAACATTGTAAATCACACTGCACATCCTCATGTTATGGCTGACGGTACGATGTATAACGTTGGATTGAGCATAACGTCAATGGGACCTCGATATAACATTGTACGCTTCTGTCCCAGTAACGTGATTGAtg ATAATTCTGGAGAAAAAGCAGAACTTTCCATGTTCGATCAAGCAACGATCGTGGCCAGTGTGCCGAGTAGGTGGATGTTGAATCCATCATACATGCATTCCTTTGGCATCACcgacaatttctttatcaTAGTGGAACAACCGCTGTCAATCTCTTTTGTCAAGATGACGATGAATCACTTCAAACAAGAACCGATGATAAACTCTTTTAAATGGCATGACAACGAAAGC aCCCTCATCCACGTGCTCTCGAGGAAAACGGGCCAAGTGGTGAACACGTTTGTAGCGGAAACATTTTTCTACCTGCACATTATTAATCAGTTCGAGATTCGTGACGGAGATTATGTCGTGCTAGATGTATGCTGTTATCGTAATCCGAAGATGTTGGAATACATGTACATCGACGCAATGAAA AATATGCACAACAATCCTGATTTTTCGAAGTTGTTCCGCGCTAGGCCGCTTCGTTTTATACTTCCGATGAAAACACCAAACCTGAACACGCCACCGGAACGCAATCTCATCGCAATCGAAACAGTATATCATAATACGAAGGTGCCACGAAGTGTCTACGGCAAATCTGTTGGTCGAGACATTAACGGTAATACGAACGACAACGAATACGATAGTACAGTCGAGTATTGGCAAAACGAGCATAAAAGTGCTCTGCAAAAGAAGCCAACTGCTCACCGTTGTCTCGACGGTAGAATTTTTGTTAGGCCGGAGCTTCTCTGCGATACCGGTTGCGAGACTCCGCAAATAAACGGGGACCACTATCTCGGCAAAGAGTACCGGTATTTCTATGCAATTTCCTGCGATATGGATTTAAACAATCCCGGAACG ctTATCAAAGTTGACATTGCCCAAAAGACTAAGAAAATATGGCAGGAAAATGGCGTTTACCCGAGCGAACCAATTTTTGTACCAGATCCCAACGGAAAG AACGAAGATGACGGAGTAATTGTAAGCTCAATTGTTTGGGCGGAAAGAGAAACTCGAGTCGGTCTGTTAATTTTAGACGCTGTGACGTTTACAGAAATCGCGAGGGCTATCTTCGATACACCAGGACCAGTGCCTAAATGTTTGCATGGTTGGTTTAGCCTGGAAAAGTAA
- the Ninab gene encoding carotenoid isomerooxygenase isoform X2, translated as MRSCENEVIDPLQSTEIIGTIPKWLKGTLLRNGPGSLKVGEYRYQHLFDSSALLHRFGIADGEVTYQRRFVRTDVYKRNIAAQRIVYNEFGTNATPDPCQTIFYRVAAMFQPNKTLSDNSMISVYPFGDQYYTFTETPVMHRIDPKSLETTGKVNVSKYVNIVNHTAHPHVMADGTMYNVGLSITSMGPRYNIVRFCPSNVIDDNSGEKAELSMFDQATIVASVPSRWMLNPSYMHSFGITDNFFIIVEQPLSISFVKMTMNHFKQEPMINSFKWHDNESTLIHVLSRKTGQVVNTFVAETFFYLHIINQFEIRDGDYVVLDVCCYRNPKMLEYMYIDAMKNMHNNPDFSKLFRARPLRFILPMKTPNLNTPPERNLIAIETVYHNTKVPRSVYGKSVGRDINGNTNDNEYDSTVEYWQNEHKSALQKKPTAHRCLDGRIFVRPELLCDTGCETPQINGDHYLGKEYRYFYAISCDMDLNNPGTLIKVDIAQKTKKIWQENGVYPSEPIFVPDPNGKNEDDGVIVSSIVWAERETRVGLLILDAVTFTEIARAIFDTPGPVPKCLHGWFSLEK; from the exons ATGAGAAGCTGCGAGAATGAAGTGATCGATCCTTTACAATCAACCGAAATAATCGGCACCATCCCCAAATGGCTAAAAGGTACTCTCTTACGGAACGGTCCGGGCAGTTTAAAAGTGGGCGAATATCGCTATCAGCATCTCTTCGATAGTTCTGCTTTATTGCACAg ATTCGGCATTGCAGATGGTGAGGTCACTTATCAGCGACGATTTGTCCGAACCGAcgtatataaaagaaatatagcAGCCCAGAGAATAGTTTATAATGAGTTTGGGACAAATGCGACGCCAGATCCTTGTCAAACTATATTTTATAG agTAGCCGCAATGTTTCAACCAAACAAAACGCTATCAGACAATTCCATGATCTCAGTGTATCCGTTTGGTGACCAGTATTATACATTCACAGAAACGCCAGTGATGCACAGAATTGATCCGAAAAGTTTAGAGACAACGGGCAAa GTAAACGTGTCGAAGTATGTTAACATTGTAAATCACACTGCACATCCTCATGTTATGGCTGACGGTACGATGTATAACGTTGGATTGAGCATAACGTCAATGGGACCTCGATATAACATTGTACGCTTCTGTCCCAGTAACGTGATTGAtg ATAATTCTGGAGAAAAAGCAGAACTTTCCATGTTCGATCAAGCAACGATCGTGGCCAGTGTGCCGAGTAGGTGGATGTTGAATCCATCATACATGCATTCCTTTGGCATCACcgacaatttctttatcaTAGTGGAACAACCGCTGTCAATCTCTTTTGTCAAGATGACGATGAATCACTTCAAACAAGAACCGATGATAAACTCTTTTAAATGGCATGACAACGAAAGC aCCCTCATCCACGTGCTCTCGAGGAAAACGGGCCAAGTGGTGAACACGTTTGTAGCGGAAACATTTTTCTACCTGCACATTATTAATCAGTTCGAGATTCGTGACGGAGATTATGTCGTGCTAGATGTATGCTGTTATCGTAATCCGAAGATGTTGGAATACATGTACATCGACGCAATGAAA AATATGCACAACAATCCTGATTTTTCGAAGTTGTTCCGCGCTAGGCCGCTTCGTTTTATACTTCCGATGAAAACACCAAACCTGAACACGCCACCGGAACGCAATCTCATCGCAATCGAAACAGTATATCATAATACGAAGGTGCCACGAAGTGTCTACGGCAAATCTGTTGGTCGAGACATTAACGGTAATACGAACGACAACGAATACGATAGTACAGTCGAGTATTGGCAAAACGAGCATAAAAGTGCTCTGCAAAAGAAGCCAACTGCTCACCGTTGTCTCGACGGTAGAATTTTTGTTAGGCCGGAGCTTCTCTGCGATACCGGTTGCGAGACTCCGCAAATAAACGGGGACCACTATCTCGGCAAAGAGTACCGGTATTTCTATGCAATTTCCTGCGATATGGATTTAAACAATCCCGGAACG ctTATCAAAGTTGACATTGCCCAAAAGACTAAGAAAATATGGCAGGAAAATGGCGTTTACCCGAGCGAACCAATTTTTGTACCAGATCCCAACGGAAAG AACGAAGATGACGGAGTAATTGTAAGCTCAATTGTTTGGGCGGAAAGAGAAACTCGAGTCGGTCTGTTAATTTTAGACGCTGTGACGTTTACAGAAATCGCGAGGGCTATCTTCGATACACCAGGACCAGTGCCTAAATGTTTGCATGGTTGGTTTAGCCTGGAAAAGTAA